In Musa acuminata AAA Group cultivar baxijiao chromosome BXJ3-11, Cavendish_Baxijiao_AAA, whole genome shotgun sequence, one DNA window encodes the following:
- the LOC135652333 gene encoding inactive protein FON2 SPARE1-like, producing the protein MTSSSFPSAALWALILVLVFLSPASTSRLSQDDDTFSAYVCGRHCHHRAASSSSLLRGLPSWCLRPRPGQLQPRPQPPPGEEEEEVDPRYGVEKRLVPTGPNPLHN; encoded by the coding sequence ATGACgagttcttcctttccttctgcaGCGCTTTGGGCCCTTATCTTGGTCCTCGTCTTCCTCTCACCGGCGTCCACGAGTCGTCTCTCTCAGGATGATGATACCTTCTCGGCCTACGTTTGCGGCCGCCACTGCCACCACCGAGCTGCGAGTTCTTCCTCCTTATTGCGTGGGTTGCCTTCGTGGTGCCTCCGTCCTCGGCCAGGCCAGCTTCAGCCCCGTCCGCAGCCGCCgcccggggaggaggaggaggaggtcgatCCCCGATACGGCGTCGAGAAGCGGCTCGTGCCGACCGGGCCCAATCCTCTTCACAACTGA